A window of Cytophagia bacterium CHB2 contains these coding sequences:
- a CDS encoding nuclear transport factor 2 family protein, producing the protein MKILVKTIFLTIIMSAFSLHAQTAADSAAIKKAALDYVEGWYEGNPERMEAAVHPELAKRIVRADQNGRSRLDQMSAMTLVQGVKRGGGKNTPIGEQQKDVFILDIYENTASAKAIMSGWIDYMHLAKWNGEWKIVNVLWELKPQKKSP; encoded by the coding sequence ATGAAGATTCTAGTCAAAACAATTTTTCTCACCATCATCATGTCTGCTTTTTCTCTTCACGCCCAAACCGCAGCAGATTCCGCTGCGATCAAAAAAGCAGCGTTGGATTACGTCGAAGGCTGGTATGAAGGCAACCCCGAACGCATGGAGGCCGCGGTGCATCCCGAGCTGGCGAAACGCATCGTGCGTGCGGATCAAAACGGCAGAAGCCGGCTCGATCAAATGAGTGCGATGACGCTTGTGCAAGGCGTGAAACGCGGCGGCGGCAAGAATACCCCGATCGGCGAGCAGCAAAAAGACGTTTTCATCCTCGACATTTATGAGAACACCGCCAGCGCCAAGGCCATCATGTCTGGTTGGATCGACTACATGCATCTGGCCAAATGGAACGGCGAATGGAAGATCGTCAACGTGCTGTGGGAGTTGAAGCCGCAAAAGAAATCACCATGA
- a CDS encoding FtsX-like permease family protein — HNWQKFDGKYIFVFSLLAVFVLLIAAINFMNLSTARSSSRSKEVGVRKSVGAHRLQLARQFLGESVILAFIALAVAVLLAEVALPLLNTISRRSLELNLFSDPALLPGMIGFTFLLGLVAGIYPALFLSSFQAVEVLKDKTPASGRKVMLRNVLVVAQFAIAIALIVGTALTVQQFRFMKDRNPGFQRDQIVLLKMNGTSNNKYDLLKEEFLRNPAVLAVTASGQRLGNNIHQNSARTRGDSAEIRLSPSHLHVTRNFIEFYGLKIVAGRAFSDEIPTDKRFAYIVNEALVKDLGWDDPIGKQFGVSWEDTLGTVIGVVKDFNFNSLHHKIQPLYISSQDWGYDEMSVKISPQNYATALGHLEKVWNEHVPDRPFQYIFLDEHFETLYLADRQVSQIVGVIAGLAIFTACLGLFGLAAITTEQRTKEIGIRKVLGASLLNLITLLAKNFVRLVLLAFLIAAPVAYFIMQNWLQNFVYRIAIDWWVFLFAGGIALVIALATVSTHALKAALANPVETLRYE; from the coding sequence TCATAATTGGCAGAAATTCGACGGCAAATATATTTTCGTTTTTTCCCTGCTCGCCGTTTTCGTGCTCCTCATTGCCGCCATCAATTTCATGAATCTCTCCACCGCCCGTTCCTCCAGCCGTTCGAAAGAAGTGGGCGTCCGAAAATCCGTCGGCGCGCATCGTCTCCAGCTTGCGCGGCAGTTTCTGGGCGAGTCAGTGATTCTCGCTTTCATCGCGCTGGCGGTTGCCGTGCTCCTTGCCGAAGTGGCGCTGCCGCTGTTGAATACGATCAGCCGCCGCTCGTTGGAATTGAATTTGTTCAGCGATCCCGCGCTGTTGCCCGGCATGATCGGCTTTACGTTTTTGCTGGGCCTCGTTGCCGGCATTTATCCCGCGCTCTTTCTCTCTTCGTTTCAAGCGGTCGAAGTTTTGAAAGACAAAACGCCCGCCAGCGGCCGCAAAGTGATGCTGCGTAACGTTTTGGTGGTGGCGCAATTTGCCATCGCCATCGCGTTGATCGTCGGCACCGCCTTGACCGTGCAGCAATTTCGTTTTATGAAAGATCGCAATCCCGGTTTCCAGCGCGATCAAATCGTGTTGCTCAAAATGAACGGCACGAGCAACAATAAGTATGATTTGTTGAAAGAAGAATTTTTGCGCAACCCGGCGGTGCTTGCCGTCACAGCCTCGGGACAGCGGTTGGGCAACAACATTCATCAGAACAGCGCGCGCACGCGGGGTGACAGTGCCGAGATCAGGCTCTCGCCTTCGCATTTGCACGTGACGCGGAATTTCATCGAATTTTATGGCTTGAAAATCGTCGCGGGCCGCGCGTTTTCAGATGAAATTCCCACGGACAAACGTTTCGCTTATATCGTCAACGAAGCTTTGGTGAAAGATCTTGGGTGGGACGATCCGATTGGCAAACAGTTCGGCGTGAGCTGGGAAGACACGCTGGGCACGGTAATCGGCGTCGTCAAAGATTTCAACTTCAATTCCCTGCACCACAAGATTCAGCCACTTTATATCAGCAGCCAGGATTGGGGTTATGATGAAATGTCGGTCAAGATCAGTCCGCAGAATTATGCAACGGCGCTCGGCCATCTCGAAAAGGTTTGGAATGAACATGTGCCTGATCGGCCGTTTCAATACATTTTTCTCGACGAGCATTTTGAAACGCTTTATCTCGCGGACAGGCAAGTGAGCCAAATCGTGGGCGTCATTGCCGGCCTGGCGATTTTCACCGCGTGCCTGGGTTTGTTCGGCCTCGCCGCGATCACGACGGAGCAGCGCACGAAAGAGATCGGCATTCGCAAAGTGCTGGGCGCGTCGTTGCTGAATTTGATCACGCTGCTCGCCAAAAATTTTGTGCGGCTGGTGTTGCTCGCTTTTCTCATCGCTGCGCCCGTGGCTTATTTCATCATGCAAAACTGGCTGCAAAATTTCGTTTATCGCATCGCTATCGACTGGTGGGTGTTTCTGTTTGCCGGCGGGATCGCGCTGGTGATTGCGCTGGCCACCGTAAGCACGCACGCCCTTAAAGCCGCGCTGGCAAATCCGGTGGAAACGTTACGATATGAATAA